One window of the Chryseobacterium sp. CY350 genome contains the following:
- a CDS encoding rhamnogalacturonan acetylesterase: MKKILLILSIIISALSIAQKKPTLFLIGDSTMSNKDNPDKNPEHGWGQVLGQFLTPNIELQNHAMNGRSSKSFRTEGRWDKVEKQLKKGDFVIIQFGHNDQKLKDSTKFTNPHTQYRANLERYVNETRAKGATPILMTSITRRNFNENGVLIDTHTDYPLMVRLVADDMKVAFVDMQLLTEQMEIAAGPEKSKLLHLYFKAGENPYYDKDKADDTHLSRLGAETVAKLAVKDLKKLKTGLEKYIK, translated from the coding sequence ATGAAAAAAATACTTTTAATTCTAAGCATCATAATCTCAGCATTATCGATAGCTCAGAAAAAACCAACTCTATTTCTAATCGGTGACTCCACTATGTCAAACAAAGACAATCCCGATAAAAATCCGGAACATGGTTGGGGTCAGGTTTTGGGACAGTTTTTAACCCCAAATATTGAACTTCAAAACCACGCCATGAATGGAAGAAGCTCAAAAAGTTTCAGAACTGAAGGACGTTGGGACAAAGTGGAAAAACAACTGAAAAAAGGTGATTTCGTCATCATTCAGTTCGGTCATAATGATCAGAAACTGAAAGATTCAACGAAATTTACCAATCCGCATACGCAATACAGAGCCAATCTGGAAAGATATGTGAACGAAACAAGAGCGAAAGGCGCAACACCGATTTTAATGACTTCCATTACACGAAGAAACTTCAACGAAAATGGAGTTTTAATTGACACACACACCGATTATCCTTTGATGGTCAGATTAGTTGCCGACGATATGAAAGTCGCATTCGTCGACATGCAGTTACTGACCGAACAAATGGAAATTGCTGCAGGCCCGGAGAAATCTAAACTTTTGCATTTGTACTTTAAAGCTGGCGAAAATCCGTATTACGACAAAGACAAAGCTGATGACACGCATTTATCAAGATTAGGCGCTGAAACTGTTGCTAAACTCGCAGTCAAAGATTTGAAGAAATTAAAAACCGGTTTGGAGAAATATATTAAATAA
- a CDS encoding glycoside hydrolase family 95 protein — MLKLIQHKILILACGTVISVSAFAQQNLKLTYSKPAENWNEALPIGNGRLGAMVFGGAIQEHLQLNEETIWAGEPGNNVPKNTFDSIQKVRRLINEGQFEKAQDLTNKTYPRQSPKDLNYGMPYQTMGDLFLDFKGHENFKNYNRTLDIEKAVSTVTYEVNGVTFKREIFSSFADNVMVIKLTSSKKGSLNFALNASTPHKINSIFTEKNQLVINGTSGSADNKTGKINFKTVAVPVLIGGKLTSTKDKLEITNADEVVVYVSIATNFKKYNDLSGNPAARVSEYLRSALNKKYDAELKAHIEKYQKYFKRVNLDFGTSEQAQKTTDVRIKEFGNSQDPDLVALYFQFGRYLLISSSQQGTQPANLQGIWNYQLNPSWDSKYTVNINTEMNYWPAENTNLSEMHEPLFDMIQDLSVTGKESAKEMYHARGWNMHHNTDLWRITGIVDGGFYGMWPMGGAWLTQHVWNHYLYTGDREFLKKNYEALKGCALFYLDVLQQDPSKKYLVVSPSMSPENKYFKNVSITAGTTMDNQLVFDVFNNFINASKILNQDKNLSDEVKSALSKLPPMQIGQHGQLQEWLTDMDRTNDKHRHISHLYGLFPSGQISPFRNPDLTEAAKNSMTYRGDKSTGWSMGWKVNWWARLLDGNRAFKLISDQLSPAPTDNKGESGGTYPNLLDAHPPFQIDGNFGCTSGIAEMLLQSYDGYIYLLPALPDALPNGSVKGLKARGGFEINMEWKNSKLTKLTVKSALGGNARIRVAKGLNLKSKTSFTLSKGENINEYYQLNLIKSPLKSDKAELKGFAVPKTEMFDFKTEKGKVYTFEAK, encoded by the coding sequence ATGCTAAAACTAATTCAACATAAAATCTTAATACTGGCTTGCGGAACAGTCATTTCTGTTTCGGCTTTTGCTCAGCAGAATTTAAAACTTACCTACAGCAAACCCGCAGAAAACTGGAATGAAGCTTTACCGATCGGGAACGGAAGATTGGGAGCGATGGTTTTTGGCGGTGCAATTCAGGAGCATCTTCAGTTGAATGAAGAAACAATCTGGGCCGGTGAACCGGGAAACAATGTTCCCAAAAATACGTTTGACAGCATTCAGAAAGTGCGGCGGTTAATCAATGAAGGGCAGTTTGAAAAAGCACAGGATTTAACGAATAAAACCTATCCGAGACAGTCTCCAAAAGACCTGAACTACGGAATGCCTTATCAGACAATGGGCGATCTGTTTTTGGACTTTAAAGGGCATGAAAATTTTAAAAATTACAACCGGACTTTAGATATTGAAAAAGCAGTCAGCACCGTTACTTATGAAGTGAATGGCGTGACTTTTAAGCGCGAGATCTTTTCTTCATTTGCCGATAATGTTATGGTGATTAAATTAACTTCCAGTAAAAAAGGAAGCCTGAATTTTGCTTTAAATGCTTCTACTCCACATAAAATCAATTCTATTTTCACAGAAAAAAATCAATTGGTGATCAATGGAACAAGTGGTTCTGCAGACAATAAAACCGGGAAAATTAATTTTAAAACCGTTGCTGTGCCCGTTTTAATAGGCGGAAAATTAACCTCAACAAAAGACAAGCTTGAAATTACCAATGCAGATGAAGTTGTAGTTTACGTTTCCATTGCCACGAATTTTAAAAAGTACAATGATCTTTCCGGAAATCCTGCTGCAAGAGTTTCAGAATATTTAAGATCAGCTTTAAACAAAAAATATGATGCTGAATTAAAGGCACACATTGAAAAATACCAGAAATATTTCAAACGTGTCAATTTAGATTTTGGAACAAGTGAACAAGCTCAAAAAACAACCGACGTCAGAATCAAGGAATTTGGAAATTCACAAGACCCGGATTTGGTGGCTTTATATTTCCAGTTTGGCCGTTATCTTCTCATTTCCTCATCGCAACAGGGAACTCAGCCTGCCAATCTTCAGGGAATCTGGAACTATCAGCTTAATCCTTCATGGGACAGCAAATACACGGTCAACATTAATACCGAAATGAATTACTGGCCTGCGGAAAATACCAACCTCAGCGAAATGCACGAGCCTTTGTTTGATATGATCCAGGATTTGTCGGTGACTGGAAAAGAATCTGCCAAAGAAATGTACCATGCAAGAGGCTGGAATATGCATCATAACACCGATCTCTGGAGAATTACAGGAATTGTTGACGGAGGTTTTTACGGAATGTGGCCGATGGGCGGAGCGTGGCTGACCCAACACGTCTGGAATCATTACTTATACACAGGAGACAGAGAATTTTTAAAGAAAAATTATGAGGCTTTAAAAGGTTGTGCATTGTTCTATTTAGACGTTTTGCAACAGGATCCTTCAAAAAAATACCTGGTGGTTTCGCCATCGATGTCGCCAGAAAATAAATACTTTAAAAACGTAAGCATCACCGCAGGAACTACGATGGATAATCAGTTGGTTTTTGATGTGTTTAATAATTTTATCAATGCTTCAAAAATTTTAAATCAGGATAAAAACCTGTCTGATGAAGTGAAATCAGCTTTGTCAAAACTTCCGCCAATGCAAATCGGGCAACACGGTCAATTGCAGGAATGGCTGACTGATATGGACAGAACCAATGACAAGCACAGACATATTTCTCATTTGTACGGTTTATTTCCATCAGGACAGATTTCACCTTTCAGAAATCCTGATTTAACGGAAGCCGCAAAAAATTCAATGACTTACAGAGGCGATAAATCCACAGGTTGGTCGATGGGTTGGAAAGTAAACTGGTGGGCAAGATTACTGGATGGAAACCGTGCTTTTAAATTGATTTCAGATCAATTATCTCCTGCTCCAACTGATAACAAAGGCGAATCCGGAGGAACCTATCCGAATCTTTTGGATGCGCATCCGCCGTTTCAAATCGATGGAAATTTTGGCTGCACTTCCGGAATCGCTGAAATGTTGCTCCAGAGTTATGACGGATACATTTATCTATTACCCGCCCTTCCCGATGCTTTACCGAACGGGTCTGTGAAAGGATTGAAAGCAAGAGGCGGTTTTGAAATCAATATGGAGTGGAAAAATTCCAAACTGACGAAATTGACCGTTAAATCTGCTTTGGGTGGAAATGCGAGAATAAGAGTGGCGAAAGGTTTAAATTTAAAATCTAAAACCAGTTTCACATTATCAAAAGGAGAAAACATCAACGAATACTATCAGCTTAACCTTATTAAATCACCTTTAAAATCTGACAAAGCAGAGCTGAAAGGTTTTGCTGTCCCGAAGACGGAGATGTTTGATTTTAAAACAGAAAAAGGCAAAGTTTATACTTTTGAAGCAAAATAG
- a CDS encoding cupin domain-containing protein, translated as MNFKKEPFFDGNSEWEDLGGGVSRQFVGYNSQVMMVIVQFEKDAIGTLHQHFHSQITYVTEGKFEVTVDGETKILQKGDGFFAQPNIFHGVKCLEAGKLIDSFTPFREDFLKD; from the coding sequence ATGAATTTCAAAAAAGAACCTTTTTTCGACGGCAATTCCGAATGGGAAGATTTAGGAGGCGGTGTCTCCCGACAGTTTGTAGGATACAACTCTCAGGTCATGATGGTCATCGTTCAATTTGAGAAAGATGCAATCGGAACTTTACACCAGCATTTTCATTCGCAAATCACATATGTTACCGAAGGAAAATTTGAAGTAACGGTCGACGGAGAAACCAAAATCTTACAGAAAGGTGACGGATTTTTTGCGCAGCCGAATATTTTCCATGGCGTGAAATGTCTTGAAGCAGGAAAACTGATTGACTCATTTACTCCGTTTAGAGAAGATTTTCTGAAAGATTAA
- a CDS encoding alpha/beta hydrolase: MKKFILIFIIFLGIHISAQQKITVWQKGEMPNSKGLKLNIVEEKEGRITQIQEAELFSFLPAKEERKKIAIIVIPGGGYRHLTYDLGGYSYAKWLNTLGISAFVLNYRLPTSPDLKQREIGPLQDIQAAIKLIRKNAAQYGISPDQIGVLGTSAGGHLAAMASNISTDYTELKGDWTSISTVPNFAILVSPVIDLGEFAHKGSRDNLLGENASSEKIKEYSMQNRVTEKTPTTILFHAQNDNAVPVINSILYYEAMIKNKVKGAMFIFPEGEHNIGIFNKTELTDNWKKICADWLKTIIK, encoded by the coding sequence ATGAAAAAGTTCATTTTAATTTTCATCATTTTTCTTGGAATTCATATTTCAGCCCAGCAAAAAATTACGGTTTGGCAGAAAGGAGAAATGCCCAATTCCAAAGGCTTGAAATTAAACATCGTTGAAGAAAAAGAAGGCAGAATAACGCAGATTCAGGAGGCTGAACTGTTCTCTTTTCTTCCAGCCAAAGAAGAACGAAAAAAAATAGCCATCATCGTTATTCCTGGCGGTGGTTACAGACATTTGACCTACGATTTGGGCGGATATTCCTATGCAAAATGGCTTAACACTTTGGGAATTTCAGCTTTTGTTCTGAATTACCGCTTGCCAACTTCTCCGGATTTAAAGCAACGGGAAATCGGTCCTCTACAGGATATTCAGGCTGCCATAAAATTAATCAGAAAAAATGCCGCTCAATATGGAATTTCTCCTGACCAAATTGGAGTTTTGGGAACTTCAGCGGGTGGTCATTTGGCCGCTATGGCAAGTAATATTTCGACAGATTATACCGAATTAAAAGGCGATTGGACAAGTATTTCAACAGTTCCTAATTTTGCTATTCTGGTTTCTCCAGTTATTGATTTAGGTGAATTTGCGCACAAAGGAAGCCGAGACAATCTGTTGGGAGAAAATGCTTCTTCAGAAAAAATTAAAGAGTACTCTATGCAGAATCGGGTGACGGAAAAAACGCCTACAACGATTCTTTTTCATGCACAGAATGACAACGCCGTTCCTGTAATCAATTCAATTTTATATTACGAAGCCATGATCAAAAATAAAGTGAAAGGAGCGATGTTTATTTTCCCTGAAGGTGAACATAATATTGGAATTTTCAATAAGACAGAGCTGACGGATAACTGGAAGAAAATCTGTGCAGACTGGCTCAAAACAATAATTAAATAA
- a CDS encoding DUF4861 domain-containing protein, with protein sequence MFLNKILKFGACCAIVCIASNYVGAQTTIQVKNTQGFARNEVVSVSTKQLKAFLGKNKAEDLRIKDAQNQYLPIQWIDNDGDGKNDELLFPAKLDAKKTNSYTISADANTPVPESKLTTYSRLVPERVDDYTWENDKIAFRVYGPKGQAEALAKVKGSTLSSGVDIWLKRTEKSVINEWYKGYLTDPMYYHKDTRGEGYDPYHVGDSRGTGGIGIWKDEKLQVSQNFVTSKTIAEGPLRTVFELTYAPWSEFSVKETKRISLDLGSNFSKFESTFEAEKPVPNYTIGISLHKNEGESKLNDKNGYYLHWEKIDDAFVGEGIVVDPKIVQKSVAFKSETPDQSNLLVVTKPQKKLTYYAGFAWQKSGQIQTHEDWENILQKQAKTVANPLIITIK encoded by the coding sequence ATGTTTTTAAATAAAATATTAAAATTTGGGGCATGTTGTGCAATCGTTTGCATAGCTTCAAATTATGTCGGTGCTCAAACTACAATTCAGGTTAAAAACACCCAGGGTTTTGCCAGAAATGAAGTTGTTTCTGTTTCAACAAAGCAGTTGAAGGCATTTTTAGGAAAAAATAAAGCGGAAGATTTAAGAATAAAAGATGCCCAAAACCAATATCTTCCCATTCAGTGGATTGATAACGATGGCGACGGAAAAAATGACGAACTTCTTTTTCCGGCAAAACTGGATGCCAAGAAAACAAACTCATATACGATTTCAGCTGATGCCAATACACCAGTTCCCGAAAGTAAACTGACAACTTATTCGAGATTAGTTCCGGAAAGAGTAGATGATTATACGTGGGAGAATGACAAAATTGCTTTCAGAGTGTATGGTCCGAAAGGTCAGGCAGAAGCTTTGGCAAAAGTAAAAGGAAGTACACTTTCCAGCGGTGTCGATATTTGGCTGAAGAGAACTGAAAAATCCGTGATCAACGAATGGTACAAAGGCTATCTCACCGATCCGATGTATTATCACAAAGACACAAGAGGTGAAGGCTACGATCCTTATCATGTTGGAGACAGCCGTGGAACGGGAGGAATCGGAATCTGGAAGGATGAAAAACTACAGGTTTCGCAAAATTTTGTTACTTCAAAAACCATTGCAGAAGGTCCGTTGAGAACTGTTTTTGAACTGACCTATGCGCCGTGGAGCGAATTTAGCGTGAAAGAAACCAAAAGAATTTCTCTTGATTTAGGTTCAAATTTTTCTAAATTCGAATCGACTTTTGAAGCTGAAAAACCTGTTCCAAACTATACCATCGGAATTTCTCTGCATAAAAATGAAGGCGAATCTAAGCTGAATGACAAAAACGGATATTACCTGCACTGGGAAAAAATTGATGATGCTTTTGTTGGTGAAGGAATTGTTGTGGATCCGAAAATCGTTCAGAAATCTGTAGCTTTTAAATCTGAAACCCCCGACCAGAGTAATTTGCTGGTTGTAACAAAACCACAAAAGAAACTGACTTATTACGCAGGATTTGCATGGCAGAAAAGCGGACAGATTCAAACTCATGAAGATTGGGAAAATATTCTGCAGAAGCAGGCGAAAACTGTTGCCAATCCGTTAATTATCACTATTAAATAA
- the pelA gene encoding pectate lyase: MIIKSKLSIAVFCLAFSAVSAQVKDTLAEKMMIYQLPNGGWGKHMSDKKDVDYRKKIDPKLLKIIKANDNNLATIDNNATSREINGLIKAYGTTKNPAYLKSAEKGIEYLLSMQYDNGGFPQYFPNTSVYRKQVTYNDNAMINVLMILYNISEGKEGFDVVSSQLKDKSKVALQKGIACVLKTQVLQNGKLSIWADQYNEVTLVPEKARAFEPMSLATGESVNIVKFLMMQPLTPEIEKSIRLAIQWFKESKIDGYTYNVSKESDKAVRMLSKKEGSAVWARFYDIPTNKPVFGDRDGSVKFNYEDVSEERRMGYSWYNESGTKLIENEFPKWLKRNKLTQ, encoded by the coding sequence ATGATCATAAAATCAAAACTTTCAATTGCTGTATTTTGTCTGGCTTTTTCAGCAGTTTCGGCACAGGTAAAAGATACTTTAGCCGAAAAAATGATGATCTATCAGCTTCCGAATGGTGGCTGGGGAAAACACATGAGCGACAAAAAAGATGTGGATTACAGGAAAAAGATTGATCCTAAACTTTTAAAAATAATTAAAGCCAACGATAATAATCTTGCGACGATTGATAACAATGCGACTTCAAGGGAGATTAACGGTCTGATAAAAGCCTACGGAACTACAAAAAATCCGGCGTATCTGAAATCAGCAGAAAAAGGAATTGAATATCTGCTGTCAATGCAGTATGATAATGGCGGATTTCCGCAATATTTTCCAAATACATCGGTTTACAGAAAACAGGTGACGTACAATGACAATGCGATGATTAATGTGCTGATGATTTTGTACAACATTTCAGAAGGAAAAGAAGGGTTTGATGTGGTCAGTTCTCAATTAAAGGACAAGTCAAAAGTTGCCTTGCAAAAAGGAATTGCCTGTGTTTTAAAAACTCAGGTTCTTCAAAACGGAAAGTTATCGATCTGGGCAGATCAGTACAATGAAGTTACTTTGGTTCCTGAGAAAGCAAGAGCTTTTGAACCGATGTCACTGGCTACGGGAGAATCTGTGAACATTGTCAAATTTCTCATGATGCAGCCTTTAACTCCGGAGATTGAAAAATCAATTAGATTAGCCATTCAGTGGTTTAAAGAAAGCAAAATTGACGGTTATACCTACAATGTTTCGAAAGAAAGTGATAAAGCAGTCCGTATGTTAAGCAAGAAAGAAGGTTCTGCTGTCTGGGCGAGATTTTATGATATTCCGACGAATAAACCGGTTTTCGGTGACCGTGACGGAAGCGTAAAATTCAATTATGAAGATGTTTCTGAGGAACGCAGAATGGGCTATAGCTGGTACAATGAATCTGGTACAAAACTGATTGAAAATGAATTTCCGAAATGGCTGAAGCGAAATAAACTGACCCAGTAA
- a CDS encoding alpha/beta hydrolase, translating to MKKVIFLYTIFFFIQFSAQEKIILWPKGEMPNSKILASKTKKKKELAELKEPELFAFLPPVKERNQKSVIIIPGGGYSKLTYDEGAFQIAKWMNSLGISAFVLNYRLPTSTDLIQKEIAPLQDIQSSIKYIRKNASQWRISPGQVGVVGTSAGGHLATMVSNISRDYTELKGDWENISTIPDFAILFCPVIDLGEYAHKGSRDSLLGENASPEKIREYSMQNSVTEKTPPTILFHNQDDTAVPPMNSILYFKEMTKNKVKGSLFIFPKGGHRFFVTDKDPLNENWKKLCADWLLTIGNK from the coding sequence ATGAAAAAAGTAATTTTCCTTTATACAATTTTCTTTTTCATTCAGTTTTCAGCTCAGGAAAAAATAATTCTCTGGCCAAAAGGTGAAATGCCCAATTCTAAAATTTTAGCTTCAAAAACCAAGAAGAAAAAAGAACTGGCGGAATTAAAAGAACCTGAACTTTTCGCTTTTCTGCCTCCCGTAAAAGAAAGAAACCAAAAGTCCGTTATCATCATTCCAGGCGGTGGATATTCAAAACTCACTTACGATGAAGGAGCGTTTCAGATTGCTAAATGGATGAACAGTTTGGGCATTTCAGCATTTGTCTTAAACTACAGATTGCCTACCTCAACAGATTTAATTCAGAAAGAAATTGCGCCACTGCAGGATATTCAGTCTTCCATTAAATACATCCGAAAAAATGCTTCACAATGGCGAATTTCACCCGGTCAGGTCGGCGTTGTGGGAACTTCAGCAGGCGGACATTTGGCGACAATGGTCAGCAATATTTCTAGAGATTATACAGAATTAAAAGGTGATTGGGAAAACATTTCCACGATTCCTGATTTTGCGATTCTGTTTTGTCCGGTCATTGATCTGGGCGAATATGCTCACAAAGGAAGTCGTGACAGTTTGCTGGGTGAAAACGCTTCTCCAGAAAAAATCAGGGAATATTCAATGCAAAATTCTGTGACTGAAAAAACACCGCCAACAATTTTGTTTCATAATCAGGACGATACAGCCGTCCCGCCGATGAACAGTATTTTATATTTCAAGGAAATGACGAAAAATAAAGTAAAAGGTTCACTATTCATTTTTCCTAAAGGTGGACACCGATTTTTCGTTACCGACAAAGATCCACTGAACGAAAACTGGAAAAAACTGTGTGCAGACTGGCTTTTGACTATTGGTAATAAGTAA